Part of the Variovorax sp. PAMC 28711 genome is shown below.
CAGCCTGCGCATTCGATCTTGTCGCCGGCTTCGGGCATGTGGCCCGACACCGCCATGACCAGACCGGCCACGGTGTTGTAGCGCCCGCGCTCTTCTTCCGGCAGCTCCCGGATTGCCAGTCGCGCGCGCAGTTCCGACACGGGCATCAGGCCATCGAGTTCCCAGGCGCCGTCGGCGCGCTGGGTCGCCCAGGCGTCGGTCTGCATGCCGGGCTGCAGCTCGCCGGTGATGGCTTCGAGCAGGTCGCGCGGCGTCATGAGCCCCTGCACCACGCCGTATTCGTCGACCACGAAGACGAGGCGCCCCGCGCGTTCTCGGAACTGCTCGAGCAGTTCCATGCCGGTGAGCGTTTCGGGCACGAAGGACGCCGGCTGCGCCGCGCTTTCGATGGTGCCGTCGTGTGCCGGGCCGAGGCGCAGCAGATGCGCGACGCTGATCACGCCGACCACGTCGTCGAGCGAGCCACGACACACCGGATACCAGGAATGCACGAGATTGAGCGCACCGGCGGCTGTGACGGTCTGCAGACTCTGCGCCACCGTGCCCGAGGCTTCGAGCCACTCGATGTCGATGCGCGGAATCATCAGAGACGACAGCCGACGGTCGTCAAGGTGAAAAATGTTGCGCACCATCTGGTGCTCGTGCAGCTCGATGAGGCCGGCATCGACGCCCTCTTCCAGGCTGGCCGAAATTTCTTCCTCGGTCACCACGCGCGCCGAGTTGGTGTCGATGCGCAGCAGCTTCAGGATGCCGGCAGTCGCGCCCGACAGCAGCAGCACGAACGGCTTGGCCCCCTTGGCCAGCCAGCGCATCGGCCGTGCCACGAAACGCGCAACCGGCTCGGGATACAGCTGCCCGATGCGCTTGGGCACCAGCTCGCCGAAGATGATCGTGAAGAAGGTGATGCAGGCGACCACCGCCGCCGTCGACGCGATGCTCGCCGTGCCGGCGCGAAGTCCCGACTCTTCCATCCACACCGCGAGCGGTGCCGCGAATGCCGCCTCGCCGACGATGCCGCTCAGCATGCCGATGGACGTGATGCCGATCTGCACGCTCGACAAAAACTGCGTCGGGTCTTCCATCAGTTTCAGCGCCGCGGCGGCGCCGGCATCCCCCGTTTCGGCCATGGCGGCGAGCCGTGCACGACGGCTGGTGGAAAGCGCCATTTCGGACATGGAGAACAACGCGTTGAGCGTCGTCAACAAGGCCAGCAGAAAAACGTCCATGAACGAAGCAGAGAATGAGGGAATGTCACTTTACTTGATCGGCGACGTGCAGGGCTGCGATGCCGCGCTCGGGCGCCTGCTGGAAAAAATCGATTTCTCCCGAGCCGCGACCAGCTCGTGCTGCTCGGCGACCTGGTCAACCGCGGGCCGGATTCTGCGGCCGTGCTGCGCCGCGCGCACCAGCTCGGCGATGCGGCGCGCAGCCTGCTCGGCAACCACGATTTGCACCTGCTCGGCGTGGCGCACGGCGCGCGCGGACGTGGCCGCAAGGACACGCTGGCGCCGTTGCTCGCGGCGCCCGACAGCGAGGCCATGCTCGACTGGCTGCGCCACCAGTCGATGGCGCTGCACCGGCGTATCGGCGGGCGCGACCTGCTCATGGTGCATGCGGGCGTGTTGCCGCAGTGGGGGCTGGGCGAAGTGCTGTCGCTCGCGTCCGAGGTCGAATCGGTGCTGCGCGGCCCAGCGCTCGGCGAGTTCCTGCTGACGATGTACGGCAACGAGCCTGCGGCGTGGGACGACGCGCTCCACGGGGCCGCGCGCCTGCGCGTGATCGTCAACGCCCTCACGCGGCTGCGCTTTTGCGATGCCGCCGGCACGATGGATTTCGATGCGAAGGAAGGCGCCGACACGGCGCCCGCGGGCTTCATGCCGTGGTTCGACGTGCCGGGCCGCCAGACCGCCGACGCCACCGTCGCGTTCGGCCACTGGTCGACGCTCGGTTGGCTCTCGCGGCCCGATCTGATCTCGACCGATACCGGCTGCGTCTGGGGCGGTTGCCTCAGCGCCGCGCGCATCGGCGCCACGCTCGACGATCGCGAGCACATCGAGGTGCAGTGCGAGCAGGCACAGGCGCCCGGCGCCTGATCGCGTCGCCGCGCCTCACGCTGCCCTCATCGAACTTCCTGTCTCCGCATGACCCTTCCTACACCGACCCGGACCGACGTGCACGCACGCCTGCCGGCACGCGACGAGATCGCTCTGATCGACCTGCGCGAAGAAGATCCGTACGCGCAATCGCATCCGCTGTGGGCCGCCAACCTGCCGCTCTCGCGGCTCGAGCTCGACGCGAGGCGCCACATCCCCGGCGCAGGGGTCGTGGTCCGCGCGCAGCTGGCGCAGGCGCTCGATGTGGTTCCGCGCGCCGAGCGGTACGTGCGCACCTGCGAGAACGGGGGCAAAGCCGTCTGGTTTGCCGCCGGCCTTCCGGAAGAAAGTATCGACACCCGACTGGCCACGCCGCGCAGCGACCGCTATCGCCGACCGTACGAAGGCACCGATGCGCCGCGCGGGCGATGCAGGCGTACCTGGATTGGGAGTTCAGCCTGGTCGACCAGCTGGCACGCGACGGCACGCACCACTGCACCGTCATCTGACGGTGCGGGCGATCAGCTCGATTCGCTGGTCTTGAAGAGCGCAGCGACCTTCCGCTTGGTCTTGATGTTGGCGGAAATGCCACGCGCCGGTGCGCCCTTGGCGGCCGCTTCCCAGGCCGGCGTGGCTTCCGGATTCGGCTGGCCCGCTTCGTAGGGCTGGTCGAAGAACGGATCGCGCGGCGCCGACGGCGCGCGGTGCGGCCGTCCGCCGCCACCGGCACTGCTGCCGCGCACGGGTCGTGGCTCGGCCCGTTCGCGTGGCTGGTCGAGCACATCGCGTGCGTCACCGGCTTCGCCTTCTTCGCGCCAATGGCGGCGGCCGTCGTTGATGCGGCCGCGCGGCATGTCTTCTGCGAACTCGACGGCTTCCAGCTCGATCTTTTTCTTGATGAGCTTTTCGATGTCAGCGACGAGCCGGGCATCGTTGCCGCCGCTCGCGAAGCTCACCGCCAGACCCGAGGCACCGGCACGGCCAGTGCGGCCGATGCGGTGCACGTAGTCTTCGGCGTTGAACGGAATGTCGAAGTTGAAGACCGCCGGCACGTCCTTGATGTCCAGGCCGCGCGCCGCGACGTCGGTGCAGACGAGCAAGTCGACCTCGCCCTTCTTGAACGCGTCGAGCGCCTTCAGGCGTTCGTCCTGGCTCTTGTCGCCATGCAGCGCGGTGGTCTTGAGGCCTTCGCGTTCGAGCGAGCGTGCCAGCCGGGCACAACCCAGCTTGCTGTTCACGAAGACGAAAGCCTGCGTGATGCCGCGCTGCTGGATGATCTGCTTGAGTGCGCGCCGCTTGTCGTCGTCGCCCACGCTGTAGAAATGCTGTTCGACAGTGGAGGCGGTCTCGTTCGGCCGCGCCACTTCGATGGTGACCGGGTCCTGCAGGTAGCTGCCGGCCAGTCGCTTGATTTCAGGCGAGAACGTGGCCGAGAAAAGCAGCGTGATGCGCTTCTTCGGCAGGTAGCTCAGGATGCGCTGCAGATCGGGCAAAAAGCCGATGTCGAGCATCCGGTCGGCCTCGTCGAGCACCACGTACTCGACCTGGTTCAACACCGCGTTCTTCGCTTCGATGTGGTCGAGCAGCCGGCCCGGCGTGGCGACGAGCACTTCGACGCCCTTTTTGAGCTCGACGGTCTGCGGCCTCATGTCCATGCCGCCGAACACCACCGCGCTGCGCAGGTTGGTGTACTTGGCGTACAGC
Proteins encoded:
- a CDS encoding hemolysin family protein produces the protein MDVFLLALLTTLNALFSMSEMALSTSRRARLAAMAETGDAGAAAALKLMEDPTQFLSSVQIGITSIGMLSGIVGEAAFAAPLAVWMEESGLRAGTASIASTAAVVACITFFTIIFGELVPKRIGQLYPEPVARFVARPMRWLAKGAKPFVLLLSGATAGILKLLRIDTNSARVVTEEEISASLEEGVDAGLIELHEHQMVRNIFHLDDRRLSSLMIPRIDIEWLEASGTVAQSLQTVTAAGALNLVHSWYPVCRGSLDDVVGVISVAHLLRLGPAHDGTIESAAQPASFVPETLTGMELLEQFRERAGRLVFVVDEYGVVQGLMTPRDLLEAITGELQPGMQTDAWATQRADGAWELDGLMPVSELRARLAIRELPEEERGRYNTVAGLVMAVSGHMPEAGDKIECAGWEFEVVALEGRRIDRIVAVPMEGTAGHQPVATEGSR
- a CDS encoding DEAD/DEAH box helicase — its product is MTSSFSNLSLAEPLARAVAEMGYETMTPIQEQAIPVVLSGQDVMGAAQTGTGKTAAFALPLLQRMMAHENTSTSPARHPVRALVLLPTRELAVQVAQQVELYAKYTNLRSAVVFGGMDMRPQTVELKKGVEVLVATPGRLLDHIEAKNAVLNQVEYVVLDEADRMLDIGFLPDLQRILSYLPKKRITLLFSATFSPEIKRLAGSYLQDPVTIEVARPNETASTVEQHFYSVGDDDKRRALKQIIQQRGITQAFVFVNSKLGCARLARSLEREGLKTTALHGDKSQDERLKALDAFKKGEVDLLVCTDVAARGLDIKDVPAVFNFDIPFNAEDYVHRIGRTGRAGASGLAVSFASGGNDARLVADIEKLIKKKIELEAVEFAEDMPRGRINDGRRHWREEGEAGDARDVLDQPRERAEPRPVRGSSAGGGGRPHRAPSAPRDPFFDQPYEAGQPNPEATPAWEAAAKGAPARGISANIKTKRKVAALFKTSESS